From Carassius auratus strain Wakin chromosome 1, ASM336829v1, whole genome shotgun sequence, the proteins below share one genomic window:
- the LOC113109536 gene encoding tripartite motif-containing protein 2 isoform X2, with protein MMPIMSINKLPQIREAVQCLRDILQQLNSQRSSIEEDIHSSFSELHKTLDTRKSVLLMELEVTYGLKQKVLQAQLDTLLQEEAAINYNCGLTGQALDGGNKAVILQTHKDVGERLSDLASQGLPLQPEENDQLDLMMEIEGLRKSIHNLGTIVTTNAVASQSEASGDGLEQCVVGQPASVVITTRDKSGGLCKTGNAIISAEVCTPDGSVADGEIVDLKNGTYEFQYTVKKEGNFSLALRLYDQHIKGSPFQLKVTSSPDDSSPTTTAANAASTGSSDGGARKRSAKSPGSRSRQKGVRRGGSLFSTPKKKVNPIEDDLIFRIGTKGRNKGEFTNLQGVAACSEGKILIADSNNQCVQIFSNTGEFQSRFGVRGRSPGQLQRPTGVAVHPNGDIIIADYDNKWVSIFSSEGKYKAKLGSGRLLGPKGVSVDQNGHVIVVDNKACTVFIFQPSGKLVTKFGSRGNGDRQFAGPHFAAVNNNNEIIITDFHNHSVKVFNADGEFLLKFGSNGEGNGQFNAPTGVAVDVNGNIIVADWGNSRIQVFDGSGSFLSYINTAADPLYGPQGLALTSDGHVVVADSGNHCFKVYRYLQ; from the exons ATGATGCCCATCATGTCAATAAATAA GCTTCCTCAGATAAGAGAAGCAGTTCAGTGTTTGAGAGACATTCTGCAGCAGTTGAACTCTCAGCGCAGCTCCATAGAGGAAGACATCCACTCCTCTTTCAGCGAGCTCCACAAAACTCTCGATACACGCAAGAGCGTCCTGCTCATGGAGCTGGAAGTCACTTATGGACTGAAGCAGAAG GTTTTGCAGGCTCAGTTGGACACTCTTCTGCAGGAGGAAGCTGCCATCAACTATAACTGCGGTCTGACCGGCCAAGCCCTGGACGGGGGTAACAAGGCTGTCATTCTGCAGACCCATAAAGACGTGGGCGAGAGACTCAGTGACCTGGCCAGCCAGGGCCTTCCTCTTCAGCCTGAGGAGAACGACCAGCTGGATCTCATGATGGAGATCGAAGGACTTCGCAAGTCCATTCACAACCTGGGGACTATCGTCACCACCAATGCCGTGGCCAGTCAGTCCGAGGCATCAGGTGATGGTCTGGAACAGTGTGTCGTGGGCCAGCCAGCATCTGTCGTCATTACCACAAGAGACAAGTCTGGAGGACTGTGTAAGACGGGAAACGCCATCATCTCAGCAGAAGTCTGTACGCCGGATGGCAGCGTTGCAGACGGCGAAATTGTGGACCTTAAAAATGGAACGTATGAATTCCAATACACGGTGAAGAAAGAGGGAAATTTTAGTCTAGCGCTTAGACTTTATGATCAGCATATTAAAGGAAGCCCCTTCCAGTTAAAGGTCACCAGCTCTCCAGATGATTCTTCACCCACCACCACCGCAGCCAATGCTGCATCCACGGGATCCAGTGATGGTGGGGCACGGAAACGGAGCGCCAAGTCCCCGGGGAGCAGAAGCCGGCAGAAGGGTGTCAGACGGGGCGGAAGCTTGTTCAGCACCCCAAAAAAGAAAGTGAATCCGATCGAGGATGACCTCATTTTTAGAATAG gAACAAAAGGGAGGAATAAAGGAGAGTTCACTAACCTCCAGGGAGTAGCAGCTTGTTCAGAAGGAAAGATCTTAATTGCAGACAGCAACAATCAGTGCGTGCAG ATATTTTCAAATACGGGGGAGTTTCAGAGCCGGTTCGGGGTACGTGGCCGTTCACCGGGGCAACTTCAGCGGCCCACTGGAGTAGCTGTGCATCCAAATGGAGACATTATCATTGCTGACTATGACAATAAGTGGGTTAGCATCTTCTCCAGCGAGGGCAAATACAAG GCTAAGCTGGGCTCAGGAAGGCTGTTGGGGCCAAAGGGTGTATCAGTGGATCAGAATGGTCATGTTATCGTCGTGGACAATAAGGCTTGTACTGTTTTCATCTTCCAGCCCAGTGGGAAACTCGTCACTAAGTTTGGCAGCAGGGGAAATGGCGACAGACAGTTTGCAG GCCCACACTTTGCAGCagtcaacaacaacaatgaaataaTCATCACAGACTTCCATAACCACTCTGTTAAG GTATTTAACGCAGATGGAGAATTCTTGCTGAAATTTGGCTCAAATGGTGAAGGGAACGGTCAGTTCAATGCTCCCACAGGGGTTGCTGTGGATGTCAATGGGAACATTATCGTGGCAGACTGGGGAAACAGTCGGATTCAG GTGTTTGATGGGAGTGGATCGTTTCTGTCCTACATTAATACAGCGGCAGACCCTCTCTATGGGCCGCAGGGTCTCGCTCTGACCTCGGATGGCCATGTTGTGGTGGCTGATtctgggaaccactgctttaaagtGTACCGCTACCTGCAATGA
- the LOC113109951 gene encoding ladderlectin: protein MWISAAFLLFALVVNGVKSEEPFSIGRKCPVGWEKFGSQCFKYFADLKQWAEAEKQCIDLGGNLASVSSQLTNSFLKTLVKKNSKGNTRTWIGAHDATKDFVWFWSDGSKFEFSDWHTGEPNNYGGSEKCVEMGYGGENRWNDAPCSTLLSFICYRPARIEF, encoded by the exons ATGTGGATTTCTGCAGCATTCCTTCTTTTCGCATTGGTTGTAAATGGAGTCAAGTCTGAAG AACCTTTCAGCATTGGCCGAAAATGCCCCGTGGGCTGGGAGAAATTTGGATCACAATGCTTTAAATATTTCGCTGACTTAAAACAATGGGCTGAAGCAGAG AAACAATGTATTGACCTCGGAGGAAACCTTGCATCTGTCAGCAGTCAGCTCACTAACAGTTTCCTAAAAACCTTagtgaaaaaaaattctaaaggcaACACCCGTACCTGGATTGGTGCTCATGATGCAACTAAG GACTTTGTCTGGTTTTGGAGTGACGGATCAAAGTTTGAGTTCAGTGACTGGCATACTGGTGAACCGAATAATTACGGAGGAAGTGAAAAATGTGTGGAAATGGGCTATGGAG GTGAGAACCGCTGGAATGATGCACCCTGCAGTACTCTTCTCAGTTTCATCTGTTACAGACCAGCTAGAATTGAGTTCTAA
- the LOC113109536 gene encoding tripartite motif-containing protein 2 isoform X1, producing the protein MEAQQASPESSSEECTVLEALPGKGTALICTQHKGKVSALYCLACENPVCVDCINGEHAEHPTDSLENIVDQHLAALQDRVDSAKNRLPQIREAVQCLRDILQQLNSQRSSIEEDIHSSFSELHKTLDTRKSVLLMELEVTYGLKQKVLQAQLDTLLQEEAAINYNCGLTGQALDGGNKAVILQTHKDVGERLSDLASQGLPLQPEENDQLDLMMEIEGLRKSIHNLGTIVTTNAVASQSEASGDGLEQCVVGQPASVVITTRDKSGGLCKTGNAIISAEVCTPDGSVADGEIVDLKNGTYEFQYTVKKEGNFSLALRLYDQHIKGSPFQLKVTSSPDDSSPTTTAANAASTGSSDGGARKRSAKSPGSRSRQKGVRRGGSLFSTPKKKVNPIEDDLIFRIGTKGRNKGEFTNLQGVAACSEGKILIADSNNQCVQIFSNTGEFQSRFGVRGRSPGQLQRPTGVAVHPNGDIIIADYDNKWVSIFSSEGKYKAKLGSGRLLGPKGVSVDQNGHVIVVDNKACTVFIFQPSGKLVTKFGSRGNGDRQFAGPHFAAVNNNNEIIITDFHNHSVKVFNADGEFLLKFGSNGEGNGQFNAPTGVAVDVNGNIIVADWGNSRIQVFDGSGSFLSYINTAADPLYGPQGLALTSDGHVVVADSGNHCFKVYRYLQ; encoded by the exons ATGGAGGCGCAGCAAGCTTCTCCTGAAAGCAGCAGTGAGGAATGTACTGTACTAGAGGCTCTGCCTGGCAAGGGAACAGCGCTAATTTGCACTCAACACAAAGGAAAA GTGTCTGCATTGTACTGTTTGGCTTGTGAGAATCCAGTATGCGTGGACTGTATAAATGGAGAACATGCTGAACACCCCACTGATTCACTGGAGAATATTGTGGACCAACATTTAGCGGCACTGCAGGACAGAGTGGATTCAGCTAAGAACAG GCTTCCTCAGATAAGAGAAGCAGTTCAGTGTTTGAGAGACATTCTGCAGCAGTTGAACTCTCAGCGCAGCTCCATAGAGGAAGACATCCACTCCTCTTTCAGCGAGCTCCACAAAACTCTCGATACACGCAAGAGCGTCCTGCTCATGGAGCTGGAAGTCACTTATGGACTGAAGCAGAAG GTTTTGCAGGCTCAGTTGGACACTCTTCTGCAGGAGGAAGCTGCCATCAACTATAACTGCGGTCTGACCGGCCAAGCCCTGGACGGGGGTAACAAGGCTGTCATTCTGCAGACCCATAAAGACGTGGGCGAGAGACTCAGTGACCTGGCCAGCCAGGGCCTTCCTCTTCAGCCTGAGGAGAACGACCAGCTGGATCTCATGATGGAGATCGAAGGACTTCGCAAGTCCATTCACAACCTGGGGACTATCGTCACCACCAATGCCGTGGCCAGTCAGTCCGAGGCATCAGGTGATGGTCTGGAACAGTGTGTCGTGGGCCAGCCAGCATCTGTCGTCATTACCACAAGAGACAAGTCTGGAGGACTGTGTAAGACGGGAAACGCCATCATCTCAGCAGAAGTCTGTACGCCGGATGGCAGCGTTGCAGACGGCGAAATTGTGGACCTTAAAAATGGAACGTATGAATTCCAATACACGGTGAAGAAAGAGGGAAATTTTAGTCTAGCGCTTAGACTTTATGATCAGCATATTAAAGGAAGCCCCTTCCAGTTAAAGGTCACCAGCTCTCCAGATGATTCTTCACCCACCACCACCGCAGCCAATGCTGCATCCACGGGATCCAGTGATGGTGGGGCACGGAAACGGAGCGCCAAGTCCCCGGGGAGCAGAAGCCGGCAGAAGGGTGTCAGACGGGGCGGAAGCTTGTTCAGCACCCCAAAAAAGAAAGTGAATCCGATCGAGGATGACCTCATTTTTAGAATAG gAACAAAAGGGAGGAATAAAGGAGAGTTCACTAACCTCCAGGGAGTAGCAGCTTGTTCAGAAGGAAAGATCTTAATTGCAGACAGCAACAATCAGTGCGTGCAG ATATTTTCAAATACGGGGGAGTTTCAGAGCCGGTTCGGGGTACGTGGCCGTTCACCGGGGCAACTTCAGCGGCCCACTGGAGTAGCTGTGCATCCAAATGGAGACATTATCATTGCTGACTATGACAATAAGTGGGTTAGCATCTTCTCCAGCGAGGGCAAATACAAG GCTAAGCTGGGCTCAGGAAGGCTGTTGGGGCCAAAGGGTGTATCAGTGGATCAGAATGGTCATGTTATCGTCGTGGACAATAAGGCTTGTACTGTTTTCATCTTCCAGCCCAGTGGGAAACTCGTCACTAAGTTTGGCAGCAGGGGAAATGGCGACAGACAGTTTGCAG GCCCACACTTTGCAGCagtcaacaacaacaatgaaataaTCATCACAGACTTCCATAACCACTCTGTTAAG GTATTTAACGCAGATGGAGAATTCTTGCTGAAATTTGGCTCAAATGGTGAAGGGAACGGTCAGTTCAATGCTCCCACAGGGGTTGCTGTGGATGTCAATGGGAACATTATCGTGGCAGACTGGGGAAACAGTCGGATTCAG GTGTTTGATGGGAGTGGATCGTTTCTGTCCTACATTAATACAGCGGCAGACCCTCTCTATGGGCCGCAGGGTCTCGCTCTGACCTCGGATGGCCATGTTGTGGTGGCTGATtctgggaaccactgctttaaagtGTACCGCTACCTGCAATGA